The genomic window TCGCAGGCCCTTGAATTGGAATTTGTCCCTGCAAAGAATTTTCGCGTCGAATTCGGCGGGACGCTCGCTGCAAACAATATCAATAATGTCCCGGGCTTTTCCAACACGCGCCAGTTCGACTTCCAGGGGGCGGCGGCCGAATTCCGATACCGCTTTCTGGATCGAGAGACCGCGTCTTTCGGTCTCACGTTCGGTGTAGGATTGCACGCAGATCGTATCGACGAAACGACCGCTGCGCGCGTCCGAGGCTATGGCACGGAGTTCGTGCTCGCGTTTGATCGCGAGCTCCTCCCGGACCGGGTCGTCGCAGCCTTCAATCTGCTCTATGAGCCGGAATGGACAAGTCCGGCTATACCAGGTGCGGCAATCCACCGAGAGTCGACCATAGGAGCCGCGGCAGCGCTCATGGTTCAGGTCCACCCCGGAGTTTTCATCGGTGGCGAGGCCCGCTACTTGCGCCAGTACGAAGGGATAAATCTGGGCGAATTCTCTGGCGATGCTGTGTTCATCGGACCGACAGCATTCGTGAAGTTATCTGAGCGCTCAAGACTCACTGCCGCCTGGAGCTTTCAGGTGTCCGGAAGCTCAGTTGAAGCAGCGAGCCATCTCAACCTCGTGGAGTTTGAGCGGCACCAGGCGCGACTGATCTTCGGCGTAAATTTTTAACCCGCGGCACGCGGTCAAGCTGTCCTTGCGGCGATTACGATCCGGAAAGCCGCTTTGCCTCGCCGACAGAATTCATGCACTCGGCTTCCTTGCCCTGACGGTCGAATTCACGGGCGCGGTCAAGTGCTGCGCTGGCTTCCGAGGTATTCGTTGTCGCATCCCGGGGAGGCATTTGGCTTTCCGTCGCGGCGCTCATGGCCGCCGTTGCCGGCGGACCGCCGGGAGGAGCAGCCTGACTTCGCGTGGCCTCATCCATCGCCGCCGTCGGTGGATGCTCCGCGGATCGCGTCGTCTGCTGTTGGGCGGCAGGAGCCTGACCTGCTGTCTGGCGGCGAACATCTTCCGGTGACGTCGCGATACCCTGAGTTTGTTCACTCATCGCGGCCGTCGGTGGATGCTGGCCGGCCTGACCTGTCGTTGTTCGCGTTGAAACTGCTCCTGATGTCGGGCCGGTTCCTGCATCTTTCGAAGCCAGAGCTTTTGTCAGACTGTCGACCTGCTCGGAACAAGGGCCAGCAAGAGCCGCGCCATTCAGCGCGAATATCGCGCACCCTGCAAAAATAAGCGTTTTCGCGTTCATCGGATCGTCCTCCATCGGTGTCGGACAAATGCCATTCGCGGCGTATTGTGAGAGAAAATTCCGTGCAACCCGATGGTGTTCCCGGAAAAGAAGGCACGGAAACGGGAACTTTTTGAACCCTGGATAGACGCTCATCCGTTTATATATCATTCGCCATTCGTAGCGAGCTGACGTAGCGAGGTGACCAAGATGATAGAGCTGATTGTGACTGTCTGTGCCATTGCCTCTCCATCGACCTGCGAAGAAGCCCATCTCCAGTTCAATTGGAGCGGATCGCCACGGCAATGCGCGATGGCCGCACCGCCCTACATCGCTCAGTGGGTCAGCGAGCATCCAAAGTGGAACGCAGTGAAATGGCGCTGCGAATATCCCGGAAAGAACGACAAGGCGTAAACAACAGCTCCGTTACGTCCTCTTTGATCTAGCCGTATCCAAATCCGCCCCATCGTGCAGCGCTCCGTAGCGGACTTTGGATTCGAGAGGACAGGAGTAAATCTATAATTCTAGAACGGGCGAGCCGCTACCGGTTGCAGTCCTTCAGATCCTTGTCTTCAATCGTGAAGACCGCATCAGCCTTGATCTCGATGTCGCGGGCGAAGCATATGCGTCCGTTGGGATAACCAATCTTGGCATCGTAGCGCCCAGGCTCGATGCCGGTGATGCGCAGCCGCTCGTCGTGATCAACTTCCTTGTCTTTGTCGTTCAAGGTCAGGTTTGGGCCCCAGGCATCCTTCGTTGCTGGCGACAGCTGAAAGCTGCTGACCGTTGCGGTTGTCAGATTCCAGAACCGAATGCCTTTGCCCTGTGCTTTCAGTTCGCTAGAGCCTGCAAGCATGAGCGCAATCAGAACAAGCAACCTTCGCATGGATAAAGTCTCCCCCAACGCAAGACAGAGTCAAAGCTTAACACTCTACGGAGGCCTCGCCTATGAGGCATCCCGAGTTGATGGACTCCTTCTCATTCGCTGAGCGACCTCATGCTGGATCGCTTCAATGTCGTTCTTTGTTCGAGCTTTGCGAGGGATCGGAATCGGAATTTCTGCTGCGATGCACATCGGATGTGTCGCGAGGATGAAGATGCGATCGCCGAGCCGTGCAGCGTCGCTCACATCGTGCGTCACCAGCAACGTTGTCAGGGGGCGACTGTCAACCAGCGTAATGAGCTCGTTTCGCAAATGGGCGGCGAGGGCTTTGTCCAGCGATGCCAGCGGCTCATCGAGAATGAGTACGTCTGGATCAATTGCAAAGGCGCGTGCAAGTGCAACGCGCCGGGCCAGCCCGAGAGAAAGTTCGTCAGGATAGTGAGTGCGATGCTCAGTCAACTCCAGAACGGAGAAGAGGGCGGAGAGTCTTGTTTCGTCGACCTCTTGCATCACGAGCCGCACATTGTCTTCGACAGATCGCCATGGAAGAAGCCGCGGTTCCTCAAACACCATTCCGATCCGGGTACTGAGAGGACGATCGATGTGCCCGCGATAGTCGCGATCCAGGCCGGCAACGATCCGCAGCATTGTTGTCTTGCCGCAGCCAGACGGACCTACGAATGCCGCGACCTCACCTCGGCCGAGCGCGAAGTGGACATTGCGCAAGACTTCCAGCCGCCCGCCAGCGGCTGTCACAAAGAACTTCTGATCGATTTTGACCTCAAGCAGCGCGCTGCCGCCAGCGGGATGCACGTCTTTCAAAGGGTTGCACCAGAAACGTTTCGATCATCATCACAACGGCAGCGAAAGCCAGGGCATACGCAAGGATATGGGTAATGTCGAACAGCTGAAAGGCCGTACCGATTTCGAAGCCGACACCATTGGGGCGCCCCAGCAGTTCGGCAACCAGCACAATCTTCCAGACCAGCGATAGGCCGGACCGGGCTGCAGCTGCAATGTAGGGCGCGAGCTGCGGGATCACCACGTGGCGAAAGGTCCGCCCGCGTGGCATTGTAAAGACTGTGGCCATTTCGTCGAGCCGATGATCAAGTGCACGTGTGCCTTCGCGCACGGTGACGACCGCGTTCGGCAACTTGTTGATGGCAATGGCGGCAATGGCCGCGACCTCGGTCAGGCCCGCCCAAATATAGGCCAGCACGATCACCACCAGCGCCGGCAGATTGAGGAGCAGGATCAGCCAGGGATCACCTAAGCGATCTGCCGTCTTTACGCGGCCCATGAGATAGCCGATGGCGATCCCCAACGTCATAGCGAGTGTGAAGGCGAGGGCGACGCGGGCAAGCGTTGCACCGAGATGGAGCAGCAGAGCACCGGAGCGGGCTTCTTCGATGATCGTTCCGATGACGGCTGGAGGTGACGGAAGCATCTGTGGGCCGATTGCGAGGGATGCAATCCACCATGTGCACAGGAAAATCAGGAGCGACAACAAGCGCGCCATTGGTCAGCTGCCGGGGATATTGCGGTAGAATGTTCCCGCATCAAGCTCAAGTGATGGTCCCACCAGATCGGTGCCGCCGGCTGCTGCCAGCACGCGGTACAACACGCGAGCATCCTTTTGTTCGTCGGCGATGGGCCGGCGTGGAATCCCTTCGCGGTAGCGATCTCGATAGGTGCGTAATGTTGCCCTATCGGGTGCTCCAGTGATGGATGCGATGTTCTCCCATTCCTCATCGGACGTGGCCAGGATCTCCTTTGCTTGCCGTGTCGCAGCGATAAAACGGGCAATCAGGTCGCGGTTCTTCTCGGCCCATCGTTCTTTGAAGACATAGCCAATCATGGCGGTTGGTCCTTCGGCGCCGAGTTTAGGCAGAACATCTTCCACGCCGCCGATCCGGCGAAAGCCCTTGGCTTCCAGTGCAGCGCAGAAATTCCAGTAGTTGAGTGTCGCGTCCATCTCGCCGTTGGCGGTTTTCGCCGCGAGCAGGGACGGGGCGCCGAAAACGATATTCGCTTCCGATTTGATGTCGATGCCATCCTGTTTCATGGCTGCCTGAAGCAGGATCCAGTTCTTGTCGATGGCACCGCCTGCGACAGCCAGTTTGTGGCCCTTTAGATCAGCGAAGGTGCGGATGGGTGAAGAGGCCTGCACCATGACGGCGCCAAGCGCGCTGGAATAAGGATAGAAGACGAGCTTGGTCCCAAGCTGCCGCTCGCGCGACACCCACAGCCAGTCGGCGATGATCACGTCAGCGGAGCCGCCGCGCAAAGCGATCTTGCCTGCTTCGGGGCTGGCGAGCTCGGTGACAGCGATATTTAGGTCAGCCTTCTTGTCCAATCTATGTGCGCGAACGACGGCGAGCTCCCACGCGAGCGTGCCGGTTTTCTGGATCGCGAGGCGCAGGGTGTCGGCGGCCTGTGCCGGGAAGGTCAGCCAAAGCAACGGCAGAGCAACGAGCAAGCAGCGAATGAGCGCTGAAACAATGTTTTTCACGTCGAAGCCTTTCGATGGCGGATCTCTCCATGGCGATGTGTCGTCAGACAACGAGCTTCACGATTTCCCGTTCAACCAATTTCGACTACCATAATGGCAATCGAACTGCCGCGAGGAGTGCGATGATCGCTAAACAGATATGTGTGCTTGTGGTCGCGTGGGTTGCAACAGCTTCAACGTCGCAGGCGGAAGACCTGAACGATTATCCAACATCAGCCCGGGCGGACTATGTGTTCGGCTGCATGAAGGCTAACGGTGAGACACGGCACTCGCTCGAACAGTGTTCATGCTCGATCGATGTCGTCGCGAGTCTATTGCCCTACGATCGCTATGTCAGCGCGGAGACTGTGCTGAGCATGGCCCAAGTGCCTGGTGAGATGGGAGGCCAGTTCCGATCCGCCGAGCAGGCTAAGAGCGCGACGAACGATTTGCGGCGGGCGCAGGCTGAAGCGGAAGTGCGCTGCTTCTAGAGAGCCATAGCGAAATTCACTCACGCTTACATAGCGGACGACTCAACCGGCCATTCTCCTTTAAAGACGCGGCCGTCCGTATCCTTTGCTTCGACGCGGAATTGCTGCGCGCCGTTCGAGACATACGAGAAGCGGATGTTGGGATCCTCCGAGATCGAAATTCCTCCCTCCATGGCAAGCACAAGCTTGTCGCCCTGCCAGATGCGTAA from Nitrobacteraceae bacterium AZCC 1564 includes these protein-coding regions:
- a CDS encoding hypothetical protein (product_source=Hypo-rule applied; cleavage_site_network=SignalP-noTM; superfamily=58087), translating into MNAKTLIFAGCAIFALNGAALAGPCSEQVDSLTKALASKDAGTGPTSGAVSTRTTTGQAGQHPPTAAMSEQTQGIATSPEDVRRQTAGQAPAAQQQTTRSAEHPPTAAMDEATRSQAAPPGGPPATAAMSAATESQMPPRDATTNTSEASAALDRAREFDRQGKEAECMNSVGEAKRLSGS
- a CDS encoding ABC-type nitrate/sulfonate/bicarbonate transport system ATPase subunit (product_source=COG1116; cath_funfam=3.40.50.300; cog=COG1116; pfam=PF00005; smart=SM00382; superfamily=52540), whose product is MKDVHPAGGSALLEVKIDQKFFVTAAGGRLEVLRNVHFALGRGEVAAFVGPSGCGKTTMLRIVAGLDRDYRGHIDRPLSTRIGMVFEEPRLLPWRSVEDNVRLVMQEVDETRLSALFSVLELTEHRTHYPDELSLGLARRVALARAFAIDPDVLILDEPLASLDKALAAHLRNELITLVDSRPLTTLLVTHDVSDAARLGDRIFILATHPMCIAAEIPIPIPRKARTKNDIEAIQHEVAQRMRRSPSTRDAS
- a CDS encoding NitT/TauT family transport system permease protein (product_source=KO:K02050; cath_funfam=1.10.3720.10; cog=COG0600; ko=KO:K02050; pfam=PF00528; superfamily=161098; transmembrane_helix_parts=Inside_1_4,TMhelix_5_27,Outside_28_52,TMhelix_53_75,Inside_76_86,TMhelix_87_109,Outside_110_207,TMhelix_208_230,Inside_231_245) — translated: MARLLSLLIFLCTWWIASLAIGPQMLPSPPAVIGTIIEEARSGALLLHLGATLARVALAFTLAMTLGIAIGYLMGRVKTADRLGDPWLILLLNLPALVVIVLAYIWAGLTEVAAIAAIAINKLPNAVVTVREGTRALDHRLDEMATVFTMPRGRTFRHVVIPQLAPYIAAAARSGLSLVWKIVLVAELLGRPNGVGFEIGTAFQLFDITHILAYALAFAAVVMMIETFLVQPFERRASRWRQRAA
- a CDS encoding hypothetical protein (product_source=Hypo-rule applied; cleavage_site_network=SignalP-noTM) produces the protein MIAKQICVLVVAWVATASTSQAEDLNDYPTSARADYVFGCMKANGETRHSLEQCSCSIDVVASLLPYDRYVSAETVLSMAQVPGEMGGQFRSAEQAKSATNDLRRAQAEAEVRCF
- a CDS encoding hypothetical protein (product_source=Hypo-rule applied; superfamily=160481), translating into MIELIVTVCAIASPSTCEEAHLQFNWSGSPRQCAMAAPPYIAQWVSEHPKWNAVKWRCEYPGKNDKA
- a CDS encoding hypothetical protein (product_source=Hypo-rule applied; cleavage_site_network=SignalP-noTM), giving the protein MRRLLVLIALMLAGSSELKAQGKGIRFWNLTTATVSSFQLSPATKDAWGPNLTLNDKDKEVDHDERLRITGIEPGRYDAKIGYPNGRICFARDIEIKADAVFTIEDKDLKDCNR
- a CDS encoding hypothetical protein (product_source=Hypo-rule applied; cleavage_site_network=SignalP-noTM; superfamily=51905; transmembrane_helix_parts=Inside_1_4,TMhelix_5_27,Outside_28_288), whose protein sequence is MFFRASIFSAVLCFLALLPAIGEAVEVDTEHMFGFMIGSDVGDVGEREVQSKTTARLSKSGGTYRAISQALELEFVPAKNFRVEFGGTLAANNINNVPGFSNTRQFDFQGAAAEFRYRFLDRETASFGLTFGVGLHADRIDETTAARVRGYGTEFVLAFDRELLPDRVVAAFNLLYEPEWTSPAIPGAAIHRESTIGAAAALMVQVHPGVFIGGEARYLRQYEGINLGEFSGDAVFIGPTAFVKLSERSRLTAAWSFQVSGSSVEAASHLNLVEFERHQARLIFGVNF
- a CDS encoding NitT/TauT family transport system substrate-binding protein (product_source=KO:K02051; cath_funfam=3.40.190.10; cog=COG0715; ko=KO:K02051; pfam=PF09084; superfamily=53850; transmembrane_helix_parts=Inside_1_20,TMhelix_21_40,Outside_41_346), which codes for MSDDTSPWRDPPSKGFDVKNIVSALIRCLLVALPLLWLTFPAQAADTLRLAIQKTGTLAWELAVVRAHRLDKKADLNIAVTELASPEAGKIALRGGSADVIIADWLWVSRERQLGTKLVFYPYSSALGAVMVQASSPIRTFADLKGHKLAVAGGAIDKNWILLQAAMKQDGIDIKSEANIVFGAPSLLAAKTANGEMDATLNYWNFCAALEAKGFRRIGGVEDVLPKLGAEGPTAMIGYVFKERWAEKNRDLIARFIAATRQAKEILATSDEEWENIASITGAPDRATLRTYRDRYREGIPRRPIADEQKDARVLYRVLAAAGGTDLVGPSLELDAGTFYRNIPGS